In the genome of Sulfuricurvum sp., one region contains:
- the truD gene encoding tRNA pseudouridine(13) synthase TruD, translating to MERQYYLPHSPIEFHFRQSARDFVVDEIPLYPFSGDGEHLVLHVRKKNLSTWQMIDIFSNHLGIKGRDIGYAGLKDKNAQTKQYISLPRKFESVLENFEHEGIKILEKTYHNNKIRVGHLKGNRFFIRLKKVNPTAAKKIQEALKMIKQNGMPNYFGFQRFGLDGENYKKGQAILAGTLKERNKKLAQFYVNSYQSYLFNDWLSRRIQISKLVEGFGIDELCSVLPLPKDELEAMKAQKHPFKLIHGDVMMHYPYGKLFHYESSEEVERFNKRDISVSGLLSGKRATRAVGLAESVEKEYDTITSGIDGARRYGWIFPEEIEGEYKENDAWFELHFTLPKGCYATVLIEEIAKRPIQTDETQE from the coding sequence CGTCAATCTGCCCGGGATTTTGTGGTAGATGAGATCCCTTTATATCCTTTTAGCGGGGATGGAGAGCACTTGGTACTGCATGTCCGCAAAAAAAATCTTTCAACATGGCAAATGATTGATATTTTCAGCAATCATTTGGGAATCAAAGGGCGTGATATCGGTTACGCAGGTCTAAAAGATAAAAATGCTCAGACCAAACAGTATATCTCTCTTCCGCGAAAGTTTGAATCGGTATTGGAAAACTTCGAACATGAGGGGATCAAAATCCTCGAAAAAACGTACCATAACAATAAAATAAGAGTCGGACATCTCAAAGGGAACCGATTTTTTATCCGTTTGAAAAAAGTCAATCCGACAGCGGCGAAGAAAATTCAAGAAGCCCTTAAAATGATCAAGCAAAACGGGATGCCGAATTATTTTGGATTCCAGCGATTCGGATTGGACGGTGAGAACTATAAAAAAGGGCAGGCCATTTTAGCCGGTACGTTAAAAGAACGTAACAAAAAATTAGCTCAATTTTATGTGAACTCGTATCAGAGCTATCTGTTTAACGATTGGTTAAGTCGTCGAATCCAGATATCCAAGTTGGTTGAAGGATTCGGTATTGACGAATTGTGCAGTGTTTTGCCTTTGCCAAAAGACGAACTAGAAGCGATGAAAGCCCAAAAACATCCGTTTAAATTAATACACGGGGATGTGATGATGCATTATCCGTACGGAAAACTGTTTCATTACGAGAGCAGTGAAGAAGTTGAGCGGTTTAACAAACGGGATATCTCAGTCAGCGGGCTTCTCAGCGGTAAACGTGCGACTCGTGCCGTCGGATTGGCGGAGAGCGTTGAAAAAGAGTACGATACCATTACCAGCGGGATTGACGGGGCACGTCGATACGGATGGATTTTCCCTGAAGAGATCGAAGGGGAATACAAAGAGAATGATGCATGGTTTGAACTTCATTTTACCCTTCCAAAAGGGTGTTATGCCACCGTTTTGATCGAAGAGATCGCTAAACGCCCAATTCAAACCGACGAAACTCAGGAGTAA